The genome window ATGCAGAAATCGTACTGAAATTCTGCCAAACGCTTTTGAACGCACACCCTGCAAACAGCGTTGTTATACAACCCCAAGGACGCAGGCAGCGAGGCAGAGGAACCTCAATCAAAAGAATTGTCGGTGGCTTTAGCGGTACACACTTCAACTCGAAAGGGCAAGTCTATGGTGTAAAGGAGATCTTTAGTCTGGGTTTACCGGACTGGATTCGCCCTGCCAATCAGCAGGAGATTGGTGAGTATCAGGATGTATTGCTAGAGCATTTGAGCGTGGTGCGATCGCTTTCTGCCGACGAAGGGCACAGTGAACTGCTTGCTGCCTACCGAGATTTCATCGCAGGTTCAAATCTAGATCAATTCTTTCGATTCCAGGTGAGCTATGCCGACTATATCGTCAGGCAACTCGCTGATCCCAAACATAGGTTTTCACCCGCTCGATTTTCTAAACAAGGACTCGACATTATGACTCAAAGCTTCACGTCGCTGAAAGGCGACAAAGACTGGAATCTGACTGAGATCACAGAGAATCCGGGATTTCTTCGGATTGCGAAAGCGATCAATAGTGCCACAGTCTATGCCGGAAAAGATGAACATGGTTGGGAAAGACGGTATGGACTGGCTCAGCGACTGAGCAGTCAATCTGGTTCCAAAAAAGATTTCATCATTGAAATCACATCGTTTCTTGCAGATTACGAAAACGAGAATCTGCGAATTGATGAAGAACTGCAAAAACAAGGCAGACCTCGCCGAATTTGGACAACAAAAGAGGACTTAGACCATCTCATTCATCTAATCGAGAAGTTTGGCTCCAGTCTAGTTGGCAATTTGTTGATCGCCTATGGCTATGCAAAAGGCTGGGGTAAAGCTGTCGACCACAAAGCGCCAGGCTCACAGAATTCATCCGACACCGATCAAGAAGCTGCATAAGGAGGACTTAAACAATGGCTCAAGCGCATCAATTTCCGGTTTATTCAATCGCAGTCAATGGTCAACTATCGTGGCAGCTTCATGCATTGAACAATGAGGGTAATGAAGGCAATCAGTCTCTAACCCGCCGTTACTACGTGATCGGCAAGAACAATCCTGAGCCGCAGTATGTCAATGGCGTGTCTGGCGATATGCTGAAGCACATTCAGGCAAAACACTTGCATCGCATTGCGATCGAGAGCAGTTTATCCCTATCAGAAGGCGGCAAACGGTTTAATCCTGATCGCGTGGGCTACGACATTGAAGCTCAGAAAGACACCTTCTTCTCGGCACAAGAGACGAATCTGATCACCCGTACCGACAAAGTTCTCAAGCTCTGCACCATGAGCGATTTAGAAGGGTTTATGGTGACTGTGAAAGGTGGACAAACGCTCAAGCGTGAATCGGTGATTGAGTTCGGAACCGTGGTGGGAGTACCCACCCTAGTTAAAACCCAAAGCTACTTTCACGCAAAGTATGGTGAAGATAATCCCACACCTTACAATGTGCAGGTGAGTTCTGGCTTGTATGCGACGGTGTTAAACATCGAAGCCTTTCGCATCGGCTACAATCCCCATAACTTCAGCTATGCGATCAACAAAGCAGAATCAAAGCAACGATTGGATGCACTGCTGAAGAGCGTGCTGTATACGTTCTTGCAGCCTAATGGAGCCAAGCGTAACACTCATCTTCCTCACCCAGATGGTTTTTCAGGCGTGATCACCGTCAGTACAAAGCGCTGTCCTGCACCGATGGTTAGCCCACTTCAGCCGGATTTTGAGCGGCAGATTGAGAGCCTTGCTCAAACCCTGAATCGATTGAACGGTGAGGGCACGATTCGCCTTTATCCATTTGACACCCTTGCACAATTCGCAGATCAAATTGCCACCTTGATCGAGCAAGCGCAACCCTGGGAGAGTGACCATGCCGAAGCGGGAGAGTAAACCGAAAGACACTCAGGCAGTCGGAGGGTTAGGGGAAGCAACATGGCTGACGGTCAGCTATCAGCCTGTGAGCTTGTTTTCTCTAAAGCGATCGGATGCGACCAGTATGGCGGCACGATCAAACCTGGTTCCGACTCCCTATGCGATTAAAATGGCGCTTCTGCGAGTATTGCTTGAGGAACAGGGCAAGCAGCATCAAGAGAACTTCGATCTCTGGATCAAACAAGAATTTGCTTGGATACGGGATTTGCAAGTGTTTATGCTGCCGCCAGAAAAGCTGATCGTCAACCGCAACGGGTATAAGCTGCGCTACTACGACCAGACGGCGGATAAAGCAGATAAGAGCCGTTCCACCCTGCCCCTGCAAGATGGATTTGTCTTTCGCGAGTGGATACATTTGGAAGGCAATCTAAAGATTTGCGTGGGACAGAGCGATCGTCTGGTGGAATTAGAACATCTCTTTTCTCAAATCAACTACTTTGGCAAGCGAGGTTGTTTTTTCCAATACCTGCCCGATGAAATTCAGCGATCGAATGAGCCTGGATTTCAGGCAACTCCAGAACCAGGATTCACAGTACAGCCGATGGATGATTTAGGCGCAAAAGCCACCTTCAATCGCATCAATCCATTTTCAACCGAGAAAGCTCAACTCGATCGAGATCGCGTGATCAAACCGGGATTACTTCCGCTCCAACTCACC of Cyanobacteria bacterium FACHB-DQ100 contains these proteins:
- a CDS encoding DevR family CRISPR-associated autoregulator, which gives rise to MAQAHQFPVYSIAVNGQLSWQLHALNNEGNEGNQSLTRRYYVIGKNNPEPQYVNGVSGDMLKHIQAKHLHRIAIESSLSLSEGGKRFNPDRVGYDIEAQKDTFFSAQETNLITRTDKVLKLCTMSDLEGFMVTVKGGQTLKRESVIEFGTVVGVPTLVKTQSYFHAKYGEDNPTPYNVQVSSGLYATVLNIEAFRIGYNPHNFSYAINKAESKQRLDALLKSVLYTFLQPNGAKRNTHLPHPDGFSGVITVSTKRCPAPMVSPLQPDFERQIESLAQTLNRLNGEGTIRLYPFDTLAQFADQIATLIEQAQPWESDHAEAGE